A single region of the Aeromonas hydrophila subsp. hydrophila ATCC 7966 genome encodes:
- a CDS encoding PA3496 family putative envelope integrity protein, with amino-acid sequence MKQLTEAQVMGFRGAMPPQTQHRYGMTVEPSAVESRIARQRTAARRAIEEYHEQRALRLEMEL; translated from the coding sequence ATGAAGCAACTGACTGAAGCCCAGGTCATGGGCTTTCGCGGCGCTATGCCGCCCCAAACCCAGCATCGCTACGGCATGACAGTCGAACCCAGCGCCGTAGAGAGCCGGATTGCCCGTCAACGTACAGCAGCACGCCGCGCCATTGAGGAGTATCACGAACAGCGCGCCCTGCGGCTTGAAATGGAGCTCTAG
- a CDS encoding helix-turn-helix domain-containing protein — MKKRTDQSNLTIPPLNDACRKRLRQLREHLGLSRPKFAEILGIPPTTLKNYELNYREISGGTLLLIAQHPELSAHFAWLTTGQGKEPAKLEISE, encoded by the coding sequence ATGAAAAAGCGTACCGACCAAAGCAACCTGACCATCCCCCCTCTCAATGATGCTTGCCGCAAGCGCCTGCGCCAGTTGCGTGAGCACCTCGGCTTGAGCCGCCCAAAGTTCGCCGAGATCTTGGGCATCCCACCCACCACGCTCAAGAACTACGAGCTGAACTACCGGGAAATCAGCGGCGGCACCTTGCTGTTGATTGCACAACACCCCGAGCTCTCAGCCCACTTCGCCTGGCTGACGACCGGCCAAGGAAAAGAGCCTGCAAAGTTGGAGATTTCAGAATGA
- a CDS encoding DUF4411 family protein yields the protein MQVFDASSIIYAWDNYPIDQFPALWEWMAERVQKRLIIMSQVAIEEVGHKYPECEAWMTNAGLHKIPVNEQILLQALHIKQLLGIHEKYGSGVDENDLLIIATAKVHICELVTDESLQLTPNKLKANWKIPAVCRMSDVNVTCTSFLNYLKKSGAVFG from the coding sequence ATGCAGGTATTTGATGCATCATCCATAATCTATGCATGGGACAATTATCCAATAGACCAATTTCCTGCATTGTGGGAATGGATGGCTGAGCGAGTCCAGAAACGCCTGATCATTATGTCTCAGGTAGCTATCGAAGAAGTTGGACATAAATACCCTGAATGTGAAGCTTGGATGACCAACGCCGGTCTTCATAAAATCCCTGTCAATGAACAAATTCTGCTTCAAGCATTACATATAAAGCAGTTGTTAGGTATTCACGAAAAATATGGTAGTGGTGTGGATGAGAATGACCTTCTCATAATTGCCACTGCTAAGGTTCATATCTGTGAACTTGTAACTGATGAAAGTTTACAGCTCACACCTAACAAACTGAAAGCTAATTGGAAAATCCCCGCCGTTTGTAGAATGAGTGACGTGAACGTTACATGTACCAGTTTCCTTAATTACTTAAAGAAATCTGGAGCAGTCTTCGGTTGA
- a CDS encoding ImmA/IrrE family metallo-endopeptidase, with amino-acid sequence MERIQSINLARVKWCCADRGMTEDALAHELGIAPASFAKIMAGGTAGMTFNQLRNLAAFFGRGVLFFVEPGDVNEEQVHSPQFRTLTNQKPELSNQVKLLIERVEQQRATFLALQEDLAQEEVTKFTPPDLSGLNIPKAAKVIRQWLNLAARNNFDSYRKAIEAIGILVFRSNGYNGQWQIAKQSPILGFSLYDSECPVIVVKKQDHDSRQSFTLMHELGHILLHRASSIDDDSDLHASGGEEREANAFAGHLLVPDEFLSSISDNQRPDDVTGYDDWLKPQRDAWGVSGEMILRRLLDSGRLQAEDYAAYRHWNSTQVWPEKDGGSRGYRNREPIHIFGDGYVRTVLDALNSRRITLAKASNYLDNLKIADLHKLEQYYAGI; translated from the coding sequence ATGGAACGTATTCAGTCAATTAACCTAGCTCGAGTTAAATGGTGTTGTGCCGATCGTGGTATGACAGAAGATGCGCTCGCCCATGAACTAGGTATAGCTCCGGCCTCCTTCGCCAAAATAATGGCCGGCGGAACAGCGGGCATGACTTTTAACCAGTTGCGCAATCTGGCTGCATTCTTTGGCCGTGGAGTTCTGTTTTTTGTTGAACCCGGGGATGTCAACGAAGAACAGGTACATTCGCCACAATTCAGAACTCTCACTAACCAAAAACCTGAACTTTCAAACCAGGTCAAGCTGTTGATCGAACGAGTAGAGCAACAGCGGGCAACATTTCTAGCCTTGCAGGAAGACCTTGCTCAAGAAGAGGTAACCAAGTTTACCCCGCCAGACCTGTCAGGACTGAACATTCCAAAAGCAGCCAAGGTTATCAGGCAATGGCTTAACCTTGCGGCTCGCAACAATTTTGACAGTTACCGTAAGGCCATAGAAGCAATCGGAATATTGGTCTTTCGTAGCAATGGTTACAACGGGCAATGGCAGATAGCAAAGCAGAGCCCGATTCTTGGATTCTCACTCTACGATTCGGAGTGCCCCGTTATCGTTGTCAAAAAACAGGACCACGACTCTCGTCAAAGCTTCACGCTAATGCATGAACTCGGCCATATACTCCTGCATCGTGCCAGTTCAATTGACGATGATAGTGACCTGCATGCATCGGGAGGAGAAGAGCGTGAGGCAAATGCCTTTGCCGGGCATCTTCTTGTACCTGATGAGTTTCTATCAAGCATCTCTGACAACCAACGCCCCGATGATGTGACTGGCTATGATGACTGGCTAAAACCTCAGCGTGATGCTTGGGGAGTAAGCGGAGAAATGATTCTGAGACGCTTATTAGATTCGGGACGTCTTCAGGCTGAAGATTATGCCGCGTATCGTCACTGGAATAGCACACAAGTATGGCCAGAAAAAGATGGTGGTAGCCGCGGCTATCGTAATCGCGAACCGATCCATATATTCGGGGATGGTTATGTTCGTACCGTACTTGATGCTCTGAACTCACGCCGCATAACCTTGGCTAAAGCCAGCAACTACTTGGATAACTTAAAGATCGCAGACCTGCATAAGTTGGAGCAATATTATGCAGGTATTTGA
- a CDS encoding helix-turn-helix domain-containing protein: protein MFVESNEVVGLMSSFNERLRQLMDESGLKPADLARKTGLSKPTLSAILNGTTTDPRISSVLSIARVVGCDPIQLYVGKSSSEFASSAEISRVPIWELEDIAGQPSDALPLIDTGRHLVVEDGGHLCAVVAGNDDLAGSGIRKGDFIVIDMATEQRKLAPEDIALVLHGDKALLLRAKSALDGMNLVVDDPHFGFLKASEATVLGKMVELRRA from the coding sequence ATGTTTGTTGAATCTAACGAGGTGGTGGGATTGATGTCTTCCTTTAACGAAAGACTCCGGCAGTTGATGGATGAAAGTGGGCTCAAGCCAGCCGACTTGGCTAGAAAAACTGGCCTCTCAAAGCCAACACTAAGCGCCATTCTCAACGGCACCACCACTGACCCCAGAATAAGCAGCGTGCTGAGCATAGCCAGGGTGGTGGGCTGCGACCCTATACAACTCTATGTGGGAAAGAGCAGTTCAGAGTTCGCTTCCAGCGCTGAAATATCGAGGGTGCCGATCTGGGAGTTGGAGGATATTGCCGGGCAACCTAGCGATGCTCTTCCGCTCATCGACACCGGGCGCCACCTGGTCGTGGAAGATGGTGGCCACCTATGCGCAGTGGTGGCTGGCAACGACGATTTGGCTGGAAGTGGCATTCGCAAGGGTGACTTCATCGTAATAGATATGGCCACAGAACAGCGCAAGTTGGCGCCGGAGGATATTGCCCTGGTTCTACACGGAGACAAGGCCTTATTGCTTAGAGCCAAGAGCGCATTGGATGGCATGAACCTCGTAGTGGACGATCCGCACTTCGGCTTCCTGAAGGCCAGCGAGGCAACCGTGCTCGGCAAAATGGTTGAACTCAGGCGGGCATAG